In the Nilaparvata lugens isolate BPH chromosome 9, ASM1435652v1, whole genome shotgun sequence genome, one interval contains:
- the LOC120353101 gene encoding uncharacterized protein LOC120353101: MHIFTIGILTIFLHSITEGGIQQSKSWADFESMMRRGGSYCLMLVCDYNKDEDVKKLEVYCDYYKTVKCYYGLEGDRDRGQPQTSFDKHFLNKGAPAFFFFKNGKQVTVLQHDSTKSPYSVQDVAAAFKSVQ; encoded by the exons TTCCTCCATAGCATTACAGAAGGAGGAATACAGCAATCCAAGTCATGG GCCGATTTTGAATCCATGATGAGGAGAGGTGGCTCGTATTGCTTGATGCTTGTTTGTGATTATAACAAAGATGAAGACGTGAAAAAGCTGGAG GTTTATTGCGATTATTACAAAACTGTCAAATGCTACTATGGATTGGAAGGTGATCGAGATCGCGGTCAACCACAAACTTCTTTCGATAAACATTTCCTGAACAAAGGAGCTCctgcattttttttcttcaaaaatggTAAACAG gtAACAGTCCTTCAACACGATAGTACAAAGAGCCCCTATTCAGTACAAGATGTTGCTGCGGCATTCAAGAGCGTGCAGTAA